taaatataatgtgataatatatatattaaatgatataggtttatatataattaaaaaattaataaaattaaaaaaattaaaaaaaatgatgtaaatatttatgatttttttatgaacaaaacaactattatgaaaaattatatatataatttagttATTTCCGAACagtaaatttttaataagaaaTTTACGTTCATATACTtcgtataatatatatatattatatttatattatatttatatttattgatttatttattgattgatttattgatttattttgatgttttctctttattttttcataataaatgTGATATCTTAAGAACAAATGGAAAAAACAAGAATAGAGTCACTTTTTATTTACgatgaagatataaaaaaagtttaTAAATCCATGACGGATGAGGAATTACAGGTaaaagaggaaaaaaaaataaaaaataaataaaacaataaaacaataaaatgaaaaaataaaaaaataaaaaaaaatacaacaatataaagaatatataaatgtatatatttcatatatatcggtataatatatatatatatatatatatatatatttatttatttatttatttttttgaaggCAGCGAaggttatttattattatccccACGAAATTAATGAGAATATAAAGGTTTCTCATACCAGTACTATGGAAGgaatatcatcatttataaaTCAATTTAGTAAACATCATATagattatattataacaaaagAGAATTTAATGGTTATGAACAAATGGTACAAGGGTATTTATATCGTTGCGattgtaaaaaatatctacaaaaataataagatagAATTGTTAATGTGTAAATTGTTACATTGTGttcttaataattttatatcaatTTTTACTTTATTACATGGACACATTCGTAATTTcttaaaatacaaaaaatataacacaaCAGGTggggaaatatataaaacagaaatataaaaaatattttatcattataaagttcgttatatatatatatataagtatatttttttttttttttttttttttttttagataatataaataaaaaacactCCCTCCAAACCTTATTAGATGATTAtgtttttacatatataaatactataaataatgaaaatataagtatacacaatggtaaaataaaaataaaacacacatagataaatatatatatatatatatatatatatatcattatattgtCTTTTTTAGAACTTGAgagttttcattttttccctgtggaaaaacatacatatgtaACTGTGCAGGtaaaattaacaaaaaaaaaaaaaaaatatatatatatatatatatatttatttatatatttatatatatatttgtatatgatcatgttgttattttatttctttagaACTTCATATCATCTCTTATATTGggaaataaacaaattaaaaatggaGGTTTGTTTTATGAAGGTTATTTGATTTATTCTAGTTTGGAAATGAACGACatcaaaattatttacaaTTACCTTGTATCGTACAGCGGAGTTGTAAGAAatggataaataaataaataaatacatacatacatatatatatatatacatattatggtttttcttatattttatgtaggtaaataatttaaagtTGACACAATATCCGTTTAGAAAAATAGCATCCACCGCAGCAATAAATGTAAGATATttataaacttttttttaaatttatttttattttttccttgtgcgaattatattatgatattatatatatatatgtgtatgtatttttttttttctttttgtaagTCTAATGGAGGTTTGTCAAGCTTTGCAAGATGTAATTCGTTAGAGGAAAAAAACGCTTATCTTATGGGGATAAAGAagtaatgaatatataatatatacatatatatatatatatatatatatatatatttccatatttACCTTGTACATTCTTCTATATATACATCATTGTAGGTCGTCCGTATTTATGCCTGTGGTAACCCTTAGCGGTGATAAGAAATACAAACTagttgtttttatttataaaggaatattattaatgCTCCTAATAAAAGgaagtaaaataaaagacGAAGATTTTGATGTTCTTATAgatattcaaaataaatgTACAAATAagaattgtaataatatttataacttATATAAATTAGATGAACATTTATCAAATCAATTTAAGAAATTTACAAATCAGGATGATAAtgtgaaatttttttattacaaccATTCGAATAATTCtgtaaaatatacatttaataataaaaaaataaataacgaGGAGCTGTCccttatttcttattttcatttttgtatTAAAGACAgtgaacataaatataatcatatcagaataaataaaagttaTTATTCAAGGAATAAAGAAACTACAAATTTATCTAATGAACTCTTTAATTTTCAGAGGAACATACAAAACAATATgaaagatgaaaaagaatctaatacacataaaagaaataataatacacataGTACCCTTACCGGTGATGATAAAACAGTAAggggaaataataaaaatattaatatcaaCAATAATGATTATGATGACCACACAAGTTGTAATAATCGTAGTAATGGATGCAAGGAAAATAATTCTTTAGCATCAAACAAAAATGATgacatacaaaaaaatgttaatttGTCCAATGATACATACAAACATAAAGATCAAgatatagaaataaaaaatatagatcaaatatataataatgaacaagataaattaattaataaaactgataataataaaattgataataataatgataataatatatccaatgatgaaaatataaataaaaaaaaaaaacaaaatgaaccatataatcataataaaaattgtcttaataataataatattcaaaatGATAAAAGAGAAATAATAGATGAAGTCGATAAAAATAACtacaaatttaaaaataataaccaaAAAAAACCTATAAccgaaaaaaatgaatatgatacagaaaaaaaagaagaaaaaccaaaattcaaattaatatataatgaacaactcaaaaaaaaaatatttgatgATAATACTGATGATGTCAAAATTGAGAAAATATTCTTTAAAGAAGGAAATTCACCATGGTTATATGCACACAAATCTTTACAAAgagaattatttatttttcctgaagatataaaaacatCCTTAACAAAAGCTCAACAAGAAATAAATCAAATAgtacaaaataatttttcaaacatatatatataaaatgaaaaataaggaaaaaaaaaaaaaaaaaaaaaaaaaagtaaacatgtataaatatataaatatatatatatatattatatatattgtgcaGTTTTGTTAAACTTTGAATAACATATgacaataaaattaaaattttgtattatctgaggttaattctttataaaaatgtattttattttattatatttttattttattttattatatttttattttattttattatatttttattttattatatttttattttattttattatatttttattttattatattatttatttgtctattgtttttttttgtaattaacaaaagatgagaaaaaaaaaaaaaaaaaaaaaaaaagaaacactTTTAatgttaaaattttatttttataaatattttacagttttataatttatatgatatatacataatatttgtCTCTTTAATAGGACGaaaaaattaacataaatatagaaataaataaataaataaatatatatatatatatatatatatatatatataatatatatatatatttaatactaACCTTATATTACACTTTTCATTTGCTCTAAGGTCGATAGGTCATATAGCATAtgatttttatcatatagtTCTACTGCACTAATAAAATTTGTTACCAAACGTGGTAATAAAGGATAATCTTCTTTTGTATACTCATAACTATTTTCATCACTTTCTAAAAAGAAGGATTTCCAGCAATGTTTAAAAGATTCCATATCTATTTTATTGTCTAATACAATTGATACAAGCCAATTAAAATATGGTAGACTTCtttctacatttttattacatgcatatttttttaatgtatgtTTTAAGATATGTGCATGTAACTTTTCATTAAATTTAGGAGGTATATGTAATTGAACAAGTTTTTCGGTTAGTTCTTCCCAATTTTCTATGGTAGTAGATAATTCAAGAATTTCATTAACTTTAGGAATATATTCTTCAACAAAAGTATAATCCTTTGGTtcttcatttgtattatcaaCTTTTGTATTTAACACATTATCTTTATTCGTAAAGGTATTATCCTTTTCTTCATTCTTATTTGTAttcatatttgttttatcttttttatctaaatcattatttgaaatattagaaatgttattattttttttcaaattaaaACTTCTcgaaaatatatttcctcCTCctccttcttttttttctttatttaataatctTGAACTGAGATTACTGAAAAAGCTATTACTTGTACCGCTCGacgtattattattattattattatttgtgcATGCATTATTTGCATCTTCTTTAGAAAAAGAAgagtttttattaaaaagactTTCCCTTTTAGGTATGTCGAAATAgttattttccatattagTTCCTTTCATATCATCATTCATCATTTTGGATTgttgtaaattatttttattcttcattaaatttaaagataattttttcatatttttattttgatccatatttttcatattcccCATATTCCttaaattcatattattattattcatcatATTACCAAaacttatattattattattattgttattattgttattattgttgttattattattgttgttgttattgttCATGTTAAAGCTGACATTTCTTAAGAGATTATTTCTCATATTACtcaaattattattcattttattctcatgataattcatattattattatgattatatgtTCTATTGTTCTGATCAATAGtttcttttaatatcttGTCATGTAATACACTTAATGTTGTTGGACCTTCTAATTTATGGGCGAATTTTTTATTCCATTTCTCATTTCTATTATCAATAACATCCTTTATTAAACAACGAACACGAAAGGTTATACTTTCATTATTAACTAATTCGTTTAGTgtgttatataattcttttactTTTTCTTGATTGGCTTTTTCGTGAGTATCTAAAATTTCACCTACCGTATTTAGAAACATACATAAAGCTTCTAAATGTAAATTACCCTCTTTagtatcatttttaatagatatataaCTTTCTCTTTTTTCTAATAATTGTTTGATACATACAAAAACTATAGGTATAGAAATTATTCCTGATTTTACTAATTCCCCCACAAATAACATATTTCCTCTAACCTTATTTTTATGCATTTGTTCAAACTCAAATTTCTCTTCTTCATTCAAATGGCTTGGGAATTCAATAggttttaaattattttcaaaagAATCTTGACattgatttattaatattttcttaaattGAACTGTAGTATCATCTTCTAATTTcatattatgaaaatgaacatttaattttttacataattgTACATACATCTGTACAAAATGATGTTGCGTTACTGCTTTTTCAAAAACTAATTTCATTAAACCTATAATTTCATCTAATTTCGTAATTCCtactaatattatttgttcatataataaatcaaatttttcaaaagttaatttatttaatatacctCTTAATTTACGCATCATACAAGTATACTTATCAGCTTTTAATTGATTCTGTTTTAAAATCCAGCTATTCTCAGCAACTGTTTTTACTTGAcctgtattattattattactattattattattattattattattattgttattatttctcCATGCATCTGCAGATTCCACAACTCTTGTTGAATCAAAAAATCCTTTCAATTTATCAGCGTCACTTTTTCTCCATTCCAAATTGGATGAAacactattattataatttatagtattcatattattcatattattcatattattcatgttattcatattgttcatattgttcatattattcatatgaatattttgcatattcatatcattcatattattattattattatttgaatgatcatagaaattattattttgattgttatttatatacatattattattattattattgttattgttcatcatatttttttgtgcTATGGAATTTCTCCAtccatcatcattatttttattatttacattttgatTAGATTggttttgtttattatttatgatatGATGATGTCCAGAATGATGATTATGTtggttcatattattattattattatttttattattcatattgttattataaccactattcatattatttacattattgatattattcatattattcatattattattaaatctCTTATTATGTGCATTCATATTCTTTTGTTCATtcatatgatgatgatgatgattattattactattatttcccatattattattattattattattattatttttcataatattatgatgatCATCCATCATAACACTATGACGATTATTAttcatcatattattattactaatacTGTTTTTATAATCTCCATCtaataaattatcattttcttgtGATAATACAAAATTGAATCTATCACCATCCTCACCCCAATTATGACCTAAATATATTTCCAATAAATCAATTttggtatatattttttctctaTATAAtctttctaattttttttgtttggccttttccttttcatcatttactatattcttcttctctttattttcttctatcTCATCAGCATTTTGAACTTTCTCTTCTAAATTctctaataataatgtaccTTCATCATTTACTTTTACATTATCAGaaattttttcattcatatGTTCATCTGATGATTTTTCTAAtttgttatcatttttttcattcttttcacatatttcatttttttcatatatttcatttttttcacatatttcatttttttcacatatttcatttttttcatttttttcatttttatcatttttttcatttttatcatttttttcatatatttcatttttatcatttttttcatatatttcatttttatcatttttttccttttccaaTTTGTTATTATCTCCCGAttgtttattttcattacttatgtttttttcacatgttattatttcatccatttttttttcttcatctacttttgttatatcattatttatattgacCCTATCAACTTGACTACAttcattttcatcttttttattttctttttcttcaaaTAATACTTCATCAATATTAACTGCTActgttttttcttcttttattttctgaTCTTCATTACTCACAATggtttcattattattttcattattattattttcattattattattttcattattattattttcattattattagtgTCATTATTCttaatttcattttcatcctttatattttcatttgaaCATTTACCCTTCTGAGATACACTTTCATACTGATCCTCTTTATTATCTACATAATGTTCATGTAAATCTTCACCTAAATCTTCATGCAAATCTTCATGTAAATCTTCACGTACgttatttttctcatttgAATAATCACTTACCTTTTCATTATATGTGTAATTATCCAAATTCTTCTCATCTTTTAATTCCTCAAAATCTTCTTTCTTTTCTATAACACTAATAGTATCACATACACTAATGTCATCTGCTTTATcagtttcttttttcttgttttgaACAGATACACAATCGACACCTGAATCATAAGAATCGAcatgttcattattatataatttatttttattttcacttTTATGACGtgcatcatttttattatcttttttatttaatcgACTACTATTAAATGAGTGTACACTACTTTCATCTTTATGatcatttttctttctaCTATCTTTACTATATTCTTTCATAACagtattattactactaactGCTTTTTCACGAGTCGTACTACTTGATCCATATCTACTATGATGTTCTTTCCTTGAGGATTTATCGCTCTTATTAGAATGATGGTTGTTAATACTATtacgatgatgatgatgattactattattattattattattattattattattattatttttgtggttgttttttttctcacTCGTTACAGATTCCGCTTTTGtttctttaatttctttCGTCTCAACTTTAGGTTTCCTTTTGGCCATCTCGGCAAAGGATATTCTTCCTTGCCACAACGAATTTTTTATACTTGCATAAACAGATGTATTTTTGGAGCTTTCATTAACATTCGGCACAgcactactactactaatactactactattattattattattattattattattattattattattactttcgCCTGTGTTTGCACCCTTATCTTGTCCTTTATTCATTcctgtattattattattattattattattattattattcctttttattacatttatatctCCATTATTACTACTTTTAGATGTATTACTCATATTGTTACTTGCTACAATATCTTTTGATACCTGTTCCTTATTAGTAGTACTGCTTTTCAttgattcattttttaaactaTTAGATGATACATTATTTGTACTAGTACGTttaccttttttattttttaccgTAGTACTATCACTACATTCTGcatcattcttattattctCATTTTCGGTTAATGCATCTATTGATTTAGGATCATTCATGTCATTTTTCTTACTATCAACATTATTAGTAGTGTCCTCTTTTTTCTCATCTTTTctattatgtgtatatgcGCCTTTTCCTTTTGTTCCTTCATCATTACTATTATGCACATTTGTTACAgatgtttttttcttatcataatttttaatatttataattttttcattaatttgTTTAATTTCTACATTCTGGATTTTTAATTTCTCCCTTTGCCTATGAGAAAATGTATTACTACTACCTGGTGTACTACCTACAGCATTTGCCGTTACACCTACTGAATTCCTTCTATCATCCATCTCTGTTTTCTTATTACTTTCATATTTTAGtttatttttctctttattattatccttaGCAGTGTTATAATTTCTATTATTCgtaacaatattattatagctcatttttttattttcatcgtttaattttttattattattactatcttTATAATAGTGTgcattattttccttttctttaatACTTGCCTTGCTACTTCTTTTCTTATCCTCAtcttcatttctttttttcatattttcattatttacatttccTGATAAACGacgattattattattattatgatcttCGTTATTGTCATACTCttgattattttcattatctttATGTTGGAAAAGaacattatcatcattttctttattttggtTCTTACTACTATATGGGTTGCTCGTCTTATTATCTTGTGTATTTatcttttcatttataaaatttgagTTTCTTCTATCTTCTACATTCTGGTTTTTCTCATTGTTTGAACCTTCATAAATGGAAGACACGGATAATttctctttctttttattattattattgttgttattattattattgttgttgttgtttggGTTCATCTTAGCTATTTTTACCCATGAAGAGAATTCCATGGTCTtcttatcataatttttataattctttaatgtattataattcatatttttattaccaacataattattttcgTTATTAGTATGTATTTCGCtcatctttttattattattatggctgttattattaatattttctttttctttttccttttctttttccttttccttttcttttcctttcttttcatcatcatttttgatttttttctcATTCATTTTGTTCGTATTACTTTCTGCGTTTTTGATGTTACTTCCCCTTCTATCTGAATGATTTTGATGatacttattattatttaagtaACTATTATTTtgcttattattattattattattattgttgttgttgtggCTAGAATTATTAGGTACATCATTATATCCTTTCTTATTATTGtgatatacattattatctgttgcttttaaatttttctcATTcgtcatatttttattggcATTTGATGAATTTTTATCTTCAagtattttgttattatttacatagcgattgtttttataatctTCTTTATGAGTATTGGGTATCttatcattttgtatattatttatattgtaattattattaatagatgtgttacttttatttttggaattataattcttttgtcctttatatgaaaaagaagaatcaTTAAAATTATCGTTTTctacatcattattattgttattattttcattggAATCTTTTAATTCTTGATTATTTGTATCTTTCGACTTATTATTACTTCCCTCAACATTAACATGATCTAAAgcattatttgtattatttgtattatttgcattatttgtattatttgtattatttgcATTATTTgcattatttgtattatttgtattatttgcATTATTTGCATTATTTgcattatttgtattatttgtattatttgtatttgcCACATTCATTATAGGATTTCCATTTTTTAGATAATAATTTCCAGCGgtattatcattatcctCACTATTATAACCTTCACGTTTTACTCCTTtcgaattatatatattttttgaattattagacgatatattattaacattatttcCTGtggtattaatattatatgctGCATTATAAGCATTATTAAGATTGGATATAGAATTATATCTACTATGtttcttattattgttattattattgttattattattattattaggaGAGTTATAATgattgtaattattatttatacatacatttgAATTCATCATATTTCCTTTTAATGAATTCTTTCCCTCTCGATAATTATTGAATTGTTGtttcacattattattattgttattaatattattattattattattattattgttattattattgtctgtattattatgattCATGGATATACTTTTCTTCTGCTTAcctatgttattatttattatcattccaTGATTCATAtgcatattattcatatgatgATGAGTCATGTTACCTGACGTGTTCAGGTGCATGGGATTGTTTACACATATAACATTACctgtattatttaaatttaaagtATTTGAATTTAATCCTTgatttaaatgaatattatttgtgctgttattatcattattaagaACTAAAGCACaactattgttattattaggatgattaaatgtattaaaattataatttaaattggCAGCcatagtattattattaccattattattattattaccattattattatt
This Plasmodium falciparum 3D7 genome assembly, chromosome: 11 DNA region includes the following protein-coding sequences:
- a CDS encoding polyadenylate-binding protein-interacting protein 1, putative, which produces MQSDIIVNQDLKEYSNMMKGIHHVKSCVSSLGVETNMKNEYNEKVVERNDYNNNIEDETYDNNNININNNNNNNDNNDNKDELLNSSNDLINEKKNKKNKKNSYDDSILCNNRGSINDENLDIPNNCDTSHNNNNNSIHGDNNVFEKRNNSQDVHSSSILKNSEDLILNKSSNNSNNENVYSNEDMYSYKENLCEQQNNDETNNMFPSKINMDNCNINNNYSNNNSSSNSSRSYNESKKSSKDENNNNDNDNRDNNNNNNNNNNNNGNNANNGNNGNNGNNNNNNNNGNNGNNGNNNNEGNDNNDDNKNNDENKNNNKEVSDDKDKDEHDEKGSNENKNLSHNNNNNNNNNGSSSNNNNNLNGDNKKNEGNKKNETSSIKSLHKSSVLSSLNADAPEFVPSTKSLQNNMSFNNLMWNNYYQDISGGTTFNSNNLLNNMNNTPGSNNNNNIMINNTNSLLHNMNGINNNSSNNIMNIAGSNTMSSSNNNNSVNSGVVLLGVSSGNMNNMDNNDQDKMNTTTNNNNNTNNNNNNNNNNNSNNNICNNSLHGAKSNSNHNNIHDNNNNNNMHAGNINNISQTIGGMSSNDGPFINQGMMPGITNLRSSHFMSNSSANFMNNSENSNGPFHPMDGTHAHQNFQPNGSLIAHHNFYVNHHPYILNNHPNPLPGPQPIFAPPLPYTNTLTSTGNTTGAGGVHHDMPFAQHTSVYGSFSNNPANLIASGASISSQKSPSLSINPYNFLSCSLPTPPPQLPHTGPLSMTSLDPHFMSTGNNSHMKLPYTNNMCPHPGRRSIYNHFSHAHISNSNNMNDNNFDPTNSNNNNNNNNNNNNNNNNGNNNNNGNNNTMAANLNYNFNTFNHPNNNNSCALVLNNDNNSTNNIHLNQGLNSNTLNLNNTGNVICVNNPMHLNTSGNMTHHHMNNMHMNHGMIINNNIGKQKKSISMNHNNTDNNNNNNNNNNNNINNNNNNVKQQFNNYREGKNSLKGNMMNSNVCINNNYNHYNSPNNNNNNNNNNNNKKHSRYNSISNLNNAYNAAYNINTTGNNVNNISSNNSKNIYNSKGVKREGYNSEDNDNTAGNYYLKNGNPIMNVANTNNTNNTNNANNANNANNTNNTNNANNANNTNNTNNANNTNNTNNALDHVNVEGSNNKSKDTNNQELKDSNENNNNNNDVENDNFNDSSFSYKGQKNYNSKNKSNTSINNNYNINNIQNDKIPNTHKEDYKNNRYVNNNKILEDKNSSNANKNMTNEKNLKATDNNVYHNNKKGYNDVPNNSSHNNNNNNNNNNKQNNSYLNNNKYHQNHSDRRGSNIKNAESNTNKMNEKKIKNDDEKKGKEKEKEKEKEKEKENINNNSHNNNKKMSEIHTNNENNYVGNKNMNYNTLKNYKNYDKKTMEFSSWVKIAKMNPNNNNNNNNNNNNNNKKKEKLSVSSIYEGSNNEKNQNVEDRRNSNFINEKINTQDNKTSNPYSSKNQNKENDDNVLFQHKDNENNQEYDNNEDHNNNNNRRLSGNVNNENMKKRNEDEDKKRSSKASIKEKENNAHYYKDSNNNKKLNDENKKMSYNNIVTNNRNYNTAKDNNKEKNKLKYESNKKTEMDDRRNSVGVTANAVGSTPGSSNTFSHRQREKLKIQNVEIKQINEKIINIKNYDKKKTSVTNVHNSNDEGTKGKGAYTHNRKDEKKEDTTNNVDSKKNDMNDPKSIDALTENENNKNDAECSDSTTVKNKKGKRTSTNNVSSNSLKNESMKSSTTNKEQVSKDIVASNNMSNTSKSSNNGDINVIKRNNNNNNNNNNNTGMNKGQDKGANTGESNNNNNNNNNNNNNSSSISSSSAVPNVNESSKNTSVYASIKNSLWQGRISFAEMAKRKPKVETKEIKETKAESVTSEKKNNHKNNNNNNNNNNNNSNHHHHRNSINNHHSNKSDKSSRKEHHSRYGSSSTTREKAVSSNNTVMKEYSKDSRKKNDHKDESSVHSFNSSRLNKKDNKNDARHKSENKNKLYNNEHVDSYDSGVDCVSVQNKKKETDKADDISVCDTISVIEKKEDFEELKDEKNLDNYTYNEKVSDYSNEKNNVREDLHEDLHEDLGEDLHEHYVDNKEDQYESVSQKGKCSNENIKDENEIKNNDTNNNENNNNENNNNENNNNENNNETIVSNEDQKIKEEKTVAVNIDEVLFEEKENKKDENECSQVDRVNINNDITKVDEEKKMDEIITCEKNISNENKQSGDNNKLEKEKNDKNEIYEKNDKNEIYEKNDKNEKNDKNEKNEKNEICEKNEICEKNEIYEKNEICEKNEKNDNKLEKSSDEHMNEKISDNVKVNDEGTLLLENLEEKVQNADEIEENKEKKNIVNDEKEKAKQKKLERLYREKIYTKIDLLEIYLGHNWGEDGDRFNFVLSQENDNLLDGDYKNSISNNNMMNNNRHSVMMDDHHNIMKNNNNNNNNNMGNNSNNNHHHHHMNEQKNMNAHNKRFNNNMNNMNNINNVNNMNSGYNNNMNNKNNNNNNMNQHNHHSGHHHIINNKQNQSNQNVNNKNNDDGWRNSIAQKNMMNNNNNNNNNMYINNNQNNNFYDHSNNNNNNMNDMNMQNIHMNNMNNMNNMNNMNNMNNMNNMNTINYNNSVSSNLEWRKSDADKLKGFFDSTRVVESADAWRNNNNNNNNNNNNSNNNNTGQVKTVAENSWILKQNQLKADKYTCMMRKLRGILNKLTFEKFDLLYEQIILVGITKLDEIIGLMKLVFEKAVTQHHFVQMYVQLCKKLNVHFHNMKLEDDTTVQFKKILINQCQDSFENNLKPIEFPSHLNEEEKFEFEQMHKNKVRGNMLFVGELVKSGIISIPIVFVCIKQLLEKRESYISIKNDTKEGNLHLEALCMFLNTVGEILDTHEKANQEKVKELYNTLNELVNNESITFRVRCLIKDVIDNRNEKWNKKFAHKLEGPTTLSVLHDKILKETIDQNNRTYNHNNNMNYHENKMNNNLSNMRNNLLRNVSFNMNNNNNNNNNNNNNNNNNNNNNISFGNMMNNNNMNLRNMGNMKNMDQNKNMKKLSLNLMKNKNNLQQSKMMNDDMKGTNMENNYFDIPKRESLFNKNSSFSKEDANNACTNNNNNNNTSSGTSNSFFSNLSSRLLNKEKKEGGGGNIFSRSFNLKKNNNISNISNNDLDKKDKTNMNTNKNEEKDNTFTNKDNVLNTKVDNTNEEPKDYTFVEEYIPKVNEILELSTTIENWEELTEKLVQLHIPPKFNEKLHAHILKHTLKKYACNKNVERSLPYFNWLVSIVLDNKIDMESFKHCWKSFFLESDENSYEYTKEDYPLLPRLVTNFISAVELYDKNHMLYDLSTLEQMKSVI